A section of the Pseudomonas lini genome encodes:
- a CDS encoding LysR family transcriptional regulator, with the protein MNRNDLRRVDLNLLIVFETLMHERSVTRAAEKLFLGQPAISAALSRLRGLFDDPLFVRTGRSMEPSARAVEIFALLSPALDSISTAVSRAAEFDPATSTAVFRIGLSDDVEFALLPMLLKRLRAESPGIVLVVRRANYILMPSLLASGEISIGVSYTADLPANAKRKVLRRSMPKLLRADTVPGPLSLDDFCARPHALVSFAGDLSGFIDEELEKLGRKRHVVLAVPQFNGLSTLISGTDIVATVPDYTAEALTAAGGVRAEDPPLPVRSFELHMTWRGSQDNDPGERWLRSRIQMFFGDPDSL; encoded by the coding sequence ATGAATCGTAATGACCTGCGTCGTGTCGACCTGAACCTGTTGATCGTTTTCGAAACACTGATGCACGAACGCAGCGTGACCCGCGCTGCGGAAAAATTGTTCCTCGGCCAACCGGCCATCAGTGCGGCACTCTCGCGCCTGCGCGGGTTGTTCGATGACCCGCTGTTCGTGCGCACCGGCCGCAGCATGGAGCCTTCCGCCCGGGCTGTGGAAATTTTCGCCCTGCTCTCGCCGGCCCTGGATTCGATTTCGACCGCGGTCAGTCGTGCTGCGGAATTCGACCCCGCAACCAGCACCGCGGTGTTCCGCATTGGCTTGTCGGATGATGTCGAGTTCGCGCTACTGCCGATGCTGCTCAAGCGGCTGCGCGCGGAATCGCCGGGGATCGTGCTGGTGGTGCGTCGGGCCAACTACATCCTGATGCCGAGCCTGCTGGCCTCGGGCGAGATATCCATCGGCGTCAGCTACACCGCCGACCTGCCGGCCAACGCCAAGCGCAAAGTTCTGCGTCGCAGCATGCCGAAACTGTTACGAGCCGACACGGTGCCGGGGCCATTGAGTCTGGATGACTTCTGCGCCCGCCCCCACGCGTTGGTTTCATTCGCGGGCGACCTGAGCGGCTTTATAGATGAGGAACTCGAGAAACTGGGGCGCAAACGGCATGTGGTGCTGGCTGTGCCGCAGTTCAATGGACTCAGTACACTCATCAGTGGCACCGATATTGTTGCGACCGTGCCTGATTACACGGCTGAAGCGTTGACGGCGGCTGGCGGTGTGCGGGCTGAAGATCCGCCGTTGCCGGTGCGCAGTTTTGAGTTGCATATGACTTGGCGCGGGTCGCAGGATAATGATCCCGGTGAGCGTTGGTTAAGGTCGCGGATTCAGATGTTCTTCGGGGACCCCGATAGCCTGTAA